Proteins encoded in a region of the Micropterus dolomieu isolate WLL.071019.BEF.003 ecotype Adirondacks linkage group LG09, ASM2129224v1, whole genome shotgun sequence genome:
- the slc39a4 gene encoding zinc transporter ZIP4 isoform X2, which produces MLVVIAGIYYFYLMETIFSLITFKDNHHHHQHHHGEESEPHHCDHGRVLEMYQQERKQKDKSQSASKADLVGHDSENSLSVPKERSREQRLVPYMITIGDGIHNFADGLAMGAAFSLSWKSGLATSLAVLCHELPHELGDFAILLHCGISVRKALLLNVSSALTSFIGLYIALSVATDVATQQWIAAITAGLFLYVGLADMLPTMVHISNKRPWLIFLVQNVGLLTGWGILLVLSLFEERISF; this is translated from the exons ATGCTGGTGGTGATTGCCGGGATCTACTACTTTTACCTGATGGAAACGATCTTCTCTCTGATCACATTTAAAGAcaatcatcaccaccatcaacatcatcatGGG GAAGAATCAGAGCCTCACCACTGTGACCACGGGAGGGTTTTAGAGATGTATCAAcaggaaaggaaacaaaaagacaaatcaCAGTCAGCATCAAAAGCAGACCTG GTTGGTCATGACAGTGAGAATTCACTTTCAGTGCCGAAGGAGCGCAGCAGAG AACAGCGTCTGGTGCCTTATATGATAACTATCGGTGACGGCATCCACAATTTTGCAGACGGCTTAGCGATGGGCGCAGCTTTCTCCCTGTCATGGAAGTCTGGTCTGGCCACATCACTAGCTGTACTCTGCCATGAACTACCACATGAACtgg GTGATTTTGCCATTTTGCTCCACTGTGGTATATCTGTCCGCAAGGCGTTGCTTTTAAACGTCAGCAGCGCCTTGACCTCGTTCATCGGCCTGTACATCGCTCTGTCTGTAGCCACTGATGTCGCAACCCAACAGTGGATAGCTGCCATTACTGCAGGACTCTTCCTGTATGTGGGGCTGGCTGATATG CTGCCCACCATGGTCCACATCAGCAACAAGAGACCCTGGTTGATTTTTCTGGTGCAGAATGTCGGCCTTCTGACCGGGTGGGGTATTCTGTTGGTGCTGTCGCTTTTTGAAGAGAGaatcagcttttaa